A single genomic interval of Phycisphaerae bacterium harbors:
- a CDS encoding HAD family hydrolase, producing MGIQGAIFDLDGTLANTLPDLTAAMNHTLGTLGKSPCSQEEVRRWVGEGLPTLCRRALSRSSPGGFDVPDDAMVIQMAQLFTAYYRDHRLDKTRPYEGIPELLDELARRSIPMAVLSNKPHEHTWPMVEALFSRWSWVAVEGYRAEEYRKPDPRTALEIIARMGGQASRIALVGDSATDIQTGRNAGVVTVGAAWGFRDRPELVDAGADHVIDHPLDLVGYL from the coding sequence ATGGGTATTCAAGGCGCCATTTTTGATCTGGACGGCACGCTGGCCAATACGTTGCCGGATTTGACCGCGGCGATGAACCACACCCTGGGCACGCTGGGAAAGTCTCCATGTTCGCAAGAGGAGGTCCGCCGGTGGGTTGGTGAAGGGCTGCCCACACTGTGTCGGCGAGCCTTGTCGAGGAGCTCTCCGGGCGGCTTCGATGTTCCCGACGACGCGATGGTAATCCAGATGGCTCAGCTGTTCACGGCCTACTACCGCGATCATCGGCTGGACAAGACCCGACCCTACGAGGGCATCCCGGAACTGCTCGACGAGCTCGCCCGCCGGAGCATTCCCATGGCGGTCCTGTCCAACAAGCCGCACGAGCACACCTGGCCGATGGTCGAGGCCCTGTTCAGCCGGTGGTCGTGGGTGGCGGTTGAGGGCTACCGGGCGGAGGAATACCGCAAGCCGGATCCGCGGACCGCTTTGGAGATCATCGCCCGGATGGGCGGCCAAGCCTCACGGATCGCGCTGGTGGGTGATTCAGCCACCGATATACAGACTGGCCGGAACGCGGGCGTGGTCACCGTTGGGGCGGCGTGGGGGTTCCGCGATCGCCCTGAGCTGGTCGACGCCGGTGCCGACCATGTGATCGACCACCCGCTC